A window from Acinonyx jubatus isolate Ajub_Pintada_27869175 chromosome E1, VMU_Ajub_asm_v1.0, whole genome shotgun sequence encodes these proteins:
- the DUSP14 gene encoding dual specificity protein phosphatase 14: MGSRGHSTLPRTLMAPRMISEGDIGGIAQITSSLFLGRGSVASNRHLLQARGITCIVNATIEIPNFNWPQFEYVKVPLADMPHAPIGLYFDTVADKIHSVSRKHGATLVHCAAGVSRSATLCIAYLMKFHSVCLLEAYNWVKARRPVIRPNVGFWRQLIDYERQLFGKSTVKMVQTPYGIVPDVYEKESRHLMPYWGI, translated from the coding sequence ATGGGCTCCAGAGGTCACAGCACGCTCCCACGGACTCTCATGGCCCCTCGGATGATTTCTGAGGGAGACATAGGAGGCATCGCTCAAAttacctcctctctcttcctgggcAGAGGCAGTGTGGCCTCCAACCGGCACCTCCTCCAAGCTCGTGGCATCACCTGCATCGTTAATGCTACCATTGAGATCCCCAATTTCAACTGGCCCCAATTTGAATATGTTAAAGTGCCTCTGGCTGACATGCCCCATGCCCCCATTGGACTGTACTTTGACACTGTGGCCGACAAGATCCACAGTGTGAGCAGGAAGCATGGGGCCACGTTGGTGCACTGTGCCGCGGGGGTGAGCCGCTCGGCCACTCTCTGCATCGCTTACCTGATGAAATTCCACAGTGTGTGCCTGCTGGAGGCGTACAACTGGGTGAAAGCCCGTAGGCCTGTCATCAGGCCCAACGTAGGTTTCTGGAGGCAGTTGATAGACTACGAGCGCCAGCTCTTTGGGAAGTCGACAGTTAAAATGGTACAGACACCTTATGGCATAGTTCCAGACGTTTATGAGAAAGAGTCCCGACACCTGATGCCTTACTGGGGGATATAA